The DNA region AGGCTGCAATTTGCCTGGAATTCCTCACCCCACATTTGCTAGAGATCCTGTTCCATTCTTTCTTGCTCCAAAGTATTTTCTTTCCTGTTCCTTAATCTACATATACTTTCCATTTCCCCTATTCAACGATCTATTAGGCTGTTGTATTAAGAGGAAAACGCATTTGCAGGGTCAGCAATCAACTAGGATTAGAAGCAGCAGTTGAAGCAGCAGCAGAGTTCTTGAACAAGTCTGTAAAACCAGTTATTGTGGGAGGTCCCAAAGTAAGAGTGGCAAAAGCAGAGAAGGCCTTTGTGGAACTTGCTGATGCTTGTGGCTATCCGTTCGCAGTAATGCCATCTGGCAAGGGACTGGTCCCAGAGCACCACCCTAATTTCATTGGTACTTACTGGGGAGCAGTGAGCTCTAGTTTCTGTGGGGAGATTGTTGAATCTGCGGATGCTTATGTCTTTGTTGGCCCCATCTTCAATGACTACAGCTCTGTTGGATACTCTTTGCTCATTAAAAAGGAGaagttgattgttgttgaacCTAATCGCGTGACTATTGGAAATGGCCCCTCCTTCGGTTGGGTTTTCATGACTGATTTCTTGAGTGCTTTGGCGAAAAAGCTTAAGAGGAATACCACTGCTTTGGAGAATCATCATCGGATTTATATCCCTCCAGGTGTTGCCTTAAAACGAGAGCATGATGAGCCTCTTCGAGTCAATATACTCTTCAAGTACATTCAGGTAAATATGAATTGTGATAAACAAAGAGCACTTTTAGAGCTTAACTGAAAGTTACATTATAATCTACAGTATAAGAGATTACACGACACTAAATACAATAGAATCCTCATGTTCCCCAGAAGTTCTGATTGTTTCACTGACCTTCTGTTTTTCCATTCACAGGAAATGCTGAGTGGCAACACTGCAGTGATTGCAGAGACAGGGGACTCGTGGTTTAATTGTCTGAAGCTTCATCTTCCTGAAAATTGCGGGTAAACTTGACTCTTAACTTTATTCTTAATCCTTCTTAGGAGGAGCAGAATTGAAAAGTATTAATGGAAAAACTAGAATAAATTGACATCATATCAATCTCAATAACCCTTTGTGAAGTCTGATTGTAGCTATATTAAGATAAGTTGTATTTAAATTCTTGCAGGTTTGAATTCCAAATGCAGTATGGATCCATTGGCTGGTCAGTAGGTGCCACTCTCGGTTATGCTCAGGCTGCTAAAGATAAACGCATCATTGCCTGCATCGGTGATGGTAGCTTCCAGGTCAGTATTCACATTGGTTTTGAACTTACGATCAAACTCTCAACCAGTGGCGTACGCATGATTTTTCATTAGGGGTGTCACAATTAAAAGGAGTGAGCAAATGAATAAATCAATATAATGATATCATATTATAAAAAGACAACtcaaatcatattaataaaacCCTTATGATAATATCGCTCCATTGAAATTTAGGCtgaattataaatataaatataacaaAGAGTAGAATGAAATAAATTTAAAGtgatgaacaaaaaaaaataaaacttgaagcacttaataaaataattatattgaTGGAAAAAATAAGACTGCGAGAGTTCGAACGCACGACATCCAACACGAAAGGTGGAGCGCTCAACCACCAGGCCAGTGGCAACCTTCGTTTCTGAGGGCTGTCCCTTTATGTATATCTACgttcaattttccttttatttactttttatatACGTATACctagtaaaaaaaattgacgAAGGGGTGTCACGTGACACCCCTCAAGGCAAGGTAAATCCGCCTCTGCTCTCAACTGTCCTCATTTTTGTGCTGCTGAAGACGCATTAGGATTCTATCACACATTTTTTTCCTTGACTTTTCAAATGATGAAGGACATaagttttattcattttctccaaaataacTTCATAGGGAAGAATGTAGTtaatgtttttatgtataataaccattgactatttttttaaaagtgaattatgagaaacaTAATTGAGAAAGCAAAAACTCTTTATTGCCTCACAGGTTACTGCTCAAGATATTTCGACCATGATAAGATGTGCACAAAAGAACATTATATTTCTCATCAACAACGGTGGTTATACCATTGAAGTCGAGATTCATGATGGGCCATACAATGTGATCAAGAATTGGGACTACACTGGTATCGTGAGTGCTATCCACAATGGTGAAGGCAAATGCTGGACTGCAAAGGTCAGTTTTTATGAACACATTATAACATCTTCCACTATTGCAATTCAAATACAGAAATTGATGGGATAAGGGATTGCAGGTAAAGACGGAAGAGGACCTTATTGAGGCAATATCAACAGCAACAACCACACACAAGGACTCCTTGTGTTTCATAGAAGTCTTTGTGCACAAGGATGATACTAGCAAAGAGCTTCTCGAATGGGGATCGCGTGTTGCTGCAGCTAATAGCCGTCCTCCTAATCCTCAGTAGCAACTTACTGCTGTCCAAAATAAAATACCAGATGAATAACATGGATTCCAGTCAGCAGGTAGTCCAGGAAAAGGCTTATTGAATGTTTTCCCTTAGTTATGTCCTGTTTTTGTATTTTCTGACTTAGGATTGTCATCGTCCATAAAATGTACCACATGTCGTTTCCTGGTTGTACAAAATAAGCAAAACCAGCCTTTTAACTTCTCAACCCTATGAATTTCTAgggattgcccttcatattcTGGTATAGGCAATCTTGGGGTAAAATTTTATCATAACATTATaatttagaaggaaaaagaatggaaaaggcttaaatatgccatcgaactatcagaaatggctcatttatgccactcgtcaatagtttggctcatccGTGCCATCACCGTTACCAAAATGGCTGATTCATGCCACTTTTCATTAATTtgggtcggattttttattaatttgggatttaaaattgggtTGGTTTAAGTAAACAACATAaacctctaattggaggtcacttgtcatatctggtattgtaaaatcgatgttaatgaaaaatggcatgaatgagccattttggtaacAGTGGTGGCATAgatgagccattttggtaacggcgatgacataaatgagccaaactattgacgagtggcataaatgagtcattttcgatagttcaatggcatatttgagccttttccggaAAAAGAATGATTTCCTTACATCGGACACTTATTAGTCAGCCAATAATAATGCAGGAGAAATTTGTATTCAGCCTGACCCACCAGAGATATGGCTGCTGCTCTAGGAAACTACGTACTACTCTCTGAAAAGAATGACAGTAAATGGAAAGTCAAATGTTTTCTCTTTGCCTAGTATATTTCAAACATCTTTGGAATATacatctttaaacaaatgtgagATATGGGTACTGTATCTTGAATAGATACATTTCGTTTGAAACAGTATAAGAACCGGTGTTAGAATTCATGTTAAAAGTTAGATCTCCGACTCTTATTAGGATTTCTGCTTACTTTTGTTGGACGAAGTAACGTAGAGGAGGCAATTTGTGGATAGTATCACATAGTATGGGGAAAATCTCAATTTATTTATTAACTAGTGACTTTGCTCGCGCCTCGCGCTatcattaaagaaaattaattataaccaaataattatttattatttaatcattttatctttttttaaatattcCTAAACTGTAACACTAACAATTCTTCCATTATATAATTGAATTCTCAAAATTAAACTtcactttttctatatttattaaatatgGAGGCACATCATCAGacccattttttaattatataactacacgaaaatataaaaattaatagcAACATTATACAGAAAAggataataaaaagataaaaagttgCCAAGCACAAcgaaaatttaataaattgtACAGATACTCTCAGTTAGAATGCatcaagatttaaaaaaaataagtctattaAGATAAACAAAAATAGCACCATGGGTAACtcaatgacatatatatacatccttcatTCAATTCGAAATTGGAAATTTAACTATGGCTTACAACTATATATCCAAACCGGAATTGTAATAGAAGGTAATGAGCGATGTAACAATTACCGCTCCTCCAGACTTGAAAAATTCACTTATGAAACATGACAATatcttcaaaaataaaataactgatcaaatcgaacaaattcaCGAACCGATCAACCTACAAAAAACAACAAACCTAAAGtcaataaatatgaaaaattataaacCAAAAGGGGAAGAAAGAAATACCACAAAACAACACTCTAAGCACTTTACTATTTCAATTTTCAGTAATTCAATTGGAAAATATCCAACTACAATTaatgaaataggaaaaacaCAGAGAAGAGTAGTAACAATCTATATCGTACTTTTAAGCATTTCTAGTTGGAAAAGGTCTGAGATACATATGTAAAACACAAAATTTAcctaaaatcaaaaaaataagacagaagaaaagaaagagctGACTAAGAAAgctggaatttggaaaataacaGAAGATAGAAGGAAAGATGGGGTTATTCCATTAAAAGAAATACTAGTATTAGTGTTTACTCCATGTTGTAACTCTTCATTATCATTTATTACAATTCTTTATTTCCTGCATAAACTTTTCATTTCATAGGTAACGCTGCTCATGAAATGACTCTTCattattttactttaatttaattactaCAAGTACTTATTGCCTCCACATGAGcttttaaatataattaatgaaaAGAATGATGgaaaaaatgtttaaaaaggagaaaaagctAAATAGGAATGGaggtcatagagaggtgtcacatcatcTTGTCTATGCTTAGCTTCGCTAGGTAGTGGCAACAAAAATATCTTCGTTGTTATCATATTTTTGGTTCATCTTCCTAGATGATTCCAAGCTCTCAGAGACGCTCAATCTGAATTCTTCTAAATCATATTGAGTTTAAAGGTGGATGATAAGATATATTCAGTACGATTTCGTGAGATTATGTTTAGTTTGCATTATTGGGATTTTGGTTGTAAATATAACTAAGAATTAGCTTAAttgtgaactttttttttttatttcttatttttgttgtgTATAAATGTATACATTTACTCCCCTGTTTTTGTTACTGAATTGAGCATTATTCTTTAGTTTCTCTCGAGTCTTAATTCTCTAATAGTTACAATGAACATGGTTTTAAACCTTAATTCCTCATTTTTCTGTTTCAAGCGTGACATTGGCGTAAATGGGTTCAGTAATTGCACCTGTTTTTCCTCCTCTTTATAGTGGAATGTGGATCACTTTCCATTTCTCACGTGGCCTTTTATAGGTAAAGACCCACTTGTGTGCAAAGCTgctcacaacacacacacacactcacacacaaaaaaaaaacaaaaaaaaaacaaaaaacaaagagagagagagagaaagaacaaagaGCAGCAAAATTGGAACAACTGAATGTACTAACTAATGAGTAAAAGCTTTTGTTTTACTGCTACTACTTAAGAAGTAACAACTCCAGGTGAAATGGAATTGCATAAGAATTCATATGTATCTAAATGAGGCTGGCAGTTGGGACTTGAATGCATGCAATGGTAAAACGCCATTGAAATTAATCAAGTAGGAGATGCCAGTGTGCTGCTTTTAAATTGAATGCCTTGCCAATACAACTGACAATTATCAGTGTTGCATTAACAAGCTAGGctttgtatgaatatgatgtaCCAAAGTTACAATCACTACTGATAGAATGGTGATACCCATTCTTGTGTATACTAAATGAAAATGGCCAATCTTGAAAATCCCAACTTACTTTTATCCCTTTTGATTTGATTGTTTGATAGCTACAAGAACAAATACAAGAAGACACCCTTTTCGCATCTTGGTCTTTCTTTCATTAATTCAAGgaatcttcttaatttctcttACCTTAGGTGAAGTGGCGAAGCCAGAATTTTAAATAAGGGAATTCAAAAATACAAAGAAGTAGACAAACGAAAAagccaagggggttcaacatctactatatatacataaaaaataattttcaccttgtatatatagtataattttttcGCCCCCTTGGCCCTtactggctccgcccctgcttAGGTCTGTCTAAACTATTCATGATTTTAATCTATGTCTTGCCATTttacttttttctcttcttcacaCGGCCCCCTGCAACTTGAGATTATGAATCTTTTGACGAGATGCTGATAATCCAATGTAGGCAAAATTACAAGCATAGTAAGAGTAATAATTTTACAGAAGGTGATATAATTTGCATAAACATCTCATACCAAAAATAATACTAAGAAATTCTGCATTACATCCAGTCAACAAAGTTTTCAGCTCCTGAAAAAAAAGTCAAAGATTCTGAAAAGGAAATAGTAATAGAAAATAGTAAGACTATCTATATTCTGGTGAAGAAGTGCTAGTCTTAATAATGCATAAGAGCAGATGCATTGGGCCAGGAAGCAGAAAATAATGTACCCTACTCCTCTTCCCCTTGAATTCTTGGTGCACTTGAAATTACTCCTGACAAACCATCATTGGCAAATCCATAAGAAAGGGTCTGAAGTTGTGTGCTCAATGGATCACTTGTTAGAGGAAAAAAGCTGGACTGAAGGGGTTCCCTATGACAAAAGACTTGGTTTTGACTTAAAACTGATGGGAAATTATGGGCCTCTCCATTTCCTGAATTTGAACTGGCAATATTCCCATTCACACTTCTTATAAATCTAgtcatttccaagttggaatttgaattCAAAGGATTAATTGAAGTGGTCGTTAAGAAGCTGCCTTGATGATGATCACTAGAGGAAATGATTGTGTCATCTTGTAAAGACTGGAAATTGAGAAAATGGTCATGTGGGTAACTCTGCAACTCATTGAAAAATGGAATCTTGGCACCATCAGGTGATGAAAACAAGTTTACATTCTGAATTGGGATGTCATAATTCACCTCTGGAATTCCATATTCAGAACTGGAAAATCCACTGTTTTCTTGACTAACTGAATACCGCATTTTAGCATTGAGTTCAGCACAATGGCAATTAGGAAACTCACCAAGAGCATCAATTGCAGCTTTAGCTTCTTTAATCAGCCAATCAATGGCCTTACTTGGACGGTCATAGCCAAGCCTATCTTGCACATCATAGAACTGAATTGCAGTGTTTGGTGAAAGCCTAACACGTCGGTCCTTCGGACCCTTTGCAGTTGAAACCTTGCTGTGCCTGTCTTTTCTTCCTACGGATCAAATAATTCGGCCTCCATGGAGTTCCATCACATCTGTTTTGGCTTTCTTTGGCATCATTCTTTTTGTTACTTTACTGAGTTCATCTTTGTGTGCAGTGAAATTAGTCCATTTTGCTGGTTTTTGGCAGAGTGGCTGTGGCAGCTGCTGTAAGTGCTGGTTTTGGTAATGACTTTGAAGGTTTTCAAGGCCATTTTCTTGAAGAACTTCATTTtcatcctcctcttcttctgATGATCCATCTTCTTTATCTGATACTTGAAGCTGATGATTCATTGGAGGATCCAGATTCGAAGTGATCTATCTCCACCTTCGGActtcttttaaaacttttttcagTGTTGGCACTTGGAAACTGCTTTAATAATAAATCCACTGTGACTTTGGGTGGGCCTTTAAAAGATTGGCTTTGCATAAGCTAATTGGAAGGCTGTAATAAGTAGTAAAAGATGAAAAGATGGATGTAAAGTATCATGGAAATTTGTGTGGGATCAGTTTGTATATTTTAAAGGTTAAAAGAATAAGGAGCAGTAAAACAATTGTAAATAATTGAGTCGCCTTTGATAGTGACCGTTTTTACTTGACCTCCAAAGTAAATCCTTTCACCGCTAATCCGAATTAGTCGAAGTCCCAAACGGGTATCGGATAAGGGGTGGAAAACAAGAAAATTGTAAAAGAATGAGCAAAAGCAAGTACAAATATACAAGTATAGAAGAGCATAGGACTTTCAGGTGTGTATACTAGTTTGCTTAAATATGTCCTTATCATATATGCAGATAAAGcatacataaaaacaaatattgagcATGTGAAAATGAAGAGACACCATTTTACACGTATGCATGTAGGCCCAAGAGGGACAAAGATAACGGTAGTATATTAGGTACATCCCTCACACAGAAACAGGAGATTAAAGATTAGTAAAAGAGTTTGGAATTGGGCACACCAATAAGTAATGTTTATCTTCTTGTTTGGGACCTTGGGTAATTCGTATCTTTGTAAATTTATGTTAGTAGTCAAAGCATTATAACAGAGGGTACAtaattttctaagtgtaaaCGAATTATAGTATAATGTGCATTGCATAAGAGAAGACTGGTTCTGAATAAGTTCTGAAGCCCAGTTGCATTACTTTTTGTATATAAGGTTGCACTTTTTGGTAAAAACATTCTCTATTGTCACCCTTCACCATTCACAACatcccctttttatttttgtgtgaAATACCATCATTTTCGATATGATTACTGGTCTAACGTGCAAGTTCAACAGAGCTCacaactttattttcatatcttACTTGTGTATGTGAAACACAAGTATAAACAGATCAGAGTTAAACATGCATGTATTACAAAAATCATACTCTTAAACTCAGAACTCACATTATCTAAATTTTGAATGTGACATTCTCTAATATCTTGAAGCTTTTTCTTTATGTTGGGataaaaagaattgaaggaatCCTTCTAAATCTTAGCATATCTCCTCTTATCACTTTAAAGTTAACCTTGAATCTCTTTCTACATTATCCAAATAATAAAACACAACTATACCTGttctttaatttcttgtctTCTGCCACCCCCAACCCTCTCACCACCTAAATCATTGATTGTCCAGTGTCCCAACAAGGAAAAGAGCCAACTCGTTTTACTCTTTGGGATTcaaatttcactttttattACATCCATTGAGTGTTCACCATACAGCCCCTCAGTACAAATAGTTATTAGTACTATTGTGTTTCAGTTACTTTAACCTGCTCGCCAGAAACACTTGCCTGAAATCAATCACCAAAGATTAAAGCATCCCTTGTTTACAGTAGTAAATTCATGAGTAGGTTACTGAAAATGAAAGTGACCCTCTACGGCCACCTCATTTCTTGAAACTTTATGTGCAGTGACAAAGTCAGAAATTTTAACTAAGTACTAATACAAGAAAAAATGTCAAAGACTGTCACAGCTAGGAATAAAACCTATACAATCTAAAGCAATTTTTGTGTGTCCATTACTGCTATACTTTAAAGTTTCTGCAAGAGGATTCAGCATCTTATGTAGGCAGAtacatactccctctgtcccaatttaagtgtcttactttcctttttggtctttCTCAAAAtggtctctttctatatttagaaagttgacaattcaaacatcctacatgacaagtttaaaaccacaagattcaaaggttATTTTAGTACGTTGCATGcatctttaatttagaaccacaagatttaaaagtctccttttatttcttaaattttgtacccagtcaaactaagacacttaaatttggacggagggagtaatttttttttaatctatataCACaatgtaatttaaaaaaaagaaaaaaaaaaaaagaagaagaaattcaaTCCTGAACTTGCTTTCGTACCAGTAGCTTAGTTTATACACAAGCAGTATAGACCCATCAATTTTTCATGCGTTGTCGACCCATTTGGTTGAGAGGAGAGGGCCCTCCTGGGCTCAAGGAACAAGAACAATTGCATGCGTGCATGTGCATGGTGTTTTATAACCTACTATATGTCTGTATATCACGTGAATCCATTACTCCCTTTTCATGGTCTTTTAAGCATGTGaataccttctttttttttttcttttttttttggtttttcccATTTTAAGTTGACACTTGGTAGGTGTTTGACCATGCtatatgaaatcatgattttataTTTCGGACCGACTATGGTATAAATCGTTAGCCCTAAGACGCTTTTCAAGGTTTTACAGCACTTCCAAACACTTGCACTAGTGGCTGGAAGTTTGGAGTTTGCCAATTGgcacaaaacttcaacttcatatatacatgatttcaaatcccaaaaaggtgtgatttgggattccaaatcatgatttcaaaaaatttagatgtaaaacttgacccataaatttatattttgtaaaaaatagatccataagttggtagatatatttaccaatcatttatgtcaaatattaaaagatctgCAAGTTACTATTATATTAAGAGATTGTCcataccatgtgggaggattatattaaggAATAGTTACActactgttacaccccgtagtttggTACGCGAAAATTCGTAGGTGTTGGCGgttttaagtatggacattggagttacctccaaggATACACGAGAATAGATGTGCTTATCTTATGTTtttgagggtttaagttcatatgataagctatggaaggattgaagggcaagtgaatcaaggaaattaaatttgttggaattttgaagaaaatatgaggggcaattttggcccaaattggagaaagaatatcttttagtatataaggagttttgaggtaaagcaaaagcctaaaatgaagttcgtcgagtttagtttccaatgcaacaaaccgctcgtcgataggacatcggagtagagaattatggacgttacaaatttAAATTTCGAC from Lycium ferocissimum isolate CSIRO_LF1 chromosome 2, AGI_CSIRO_Lferr_CH_V1, whole genome shotgun sequence includes:
- the LOC132044531 gene encoding pyruvate decarboxylase 1, encoding MEGSNVIGSRDHSASVPASSPCGVGTLGRHLARRLVQIGVNDVFSVPGDFNLTLLDHLIAEPELNLIGCCNELNAGYAADGYARVKGVGACVVTFTVGGLSVLNAIAGAYSENLPVICIVGGPNSNDYGTNRILHHTIGLPDFSQELRCFQTVTCTQAVVNNLDDAHELIDTAISTALKESKPAYISIGCNLPGIPHPTFARDPVPFFLAPKVSNQLGLEAAVEAAAEFLNKSVKPVIVGGPKVRVAKAEKAFVELADACGYPFAVMPSGKGLVPEHHPNFIGTYWGAVSSSFCGEIVESADAYVFVGPIFNDYSSVGYSLLIKKEKLIVVEPNRVTIGNGPSFGWVFMTDFLSALAKKLKRNTTALENHHRIYIPPGVALKREHDEPLRVNILFKYIQEMLSGNTAVIAETGDSWFNCLKLHLPENCGFEFQMQYGSIGWSVGATLGYAQAAKDKRIIACIGDGSFQVTAQDISTMIRCAQKNIIFLINNGGYTIEVEIHDGPYNVIKNWDYTGIVSAIHNGEGKCWTAKVKTEEDLIEAISTATTTHKDSLCFIEVFVHKDDTSKELLEWGSRVAAANSRPPNPQ